The DNA window gtatagaCCACATatgaaaaagtgagagaggaaaCAAGGCAAAAAAGTATACCGAAAACTCTAGTTAGTAAAATTGTCAACTATTCTATATGAAGTATAAAGGTAATTAAAGAttgaaaaggattttttaaaaatcctggttATTGAGTTCATTGTTTTAGGCTGTCTTTGAAAGGCAAATTTAAActaatacttcaataaataaaaggatttaaatgatcattttgtaaaaattcacCAATATTATAATATGAAAGATCTAAAAATTTGTGCAAATTTAATGACAATAAATTTTTTAGGACGAATTTATTCCTGCTGAAAaagatgtgtgtttgtgtgctcagccatgtccaactctttgcaaccctgtagactgtagcccaccaggtgcctctgtccattgaatgttctaagcaagaatactggagtgagttgccattttcgaCTAtaagggatcttcccggcccagggatcaaacccacatctcgtgtctcctgcattggcagatggattctttaccacagagctacTTGGGAAAGAAAAGATGATGTTATATTTTAATAGTAACTTATCTTTAAGCCTATCAGGTGTTTGATTCATTTTATTAACAATGAACTTCAGCTGATTATGTCTATATCACTGACAATGTCATTCACTTTAGACATTGTCTCGGATTCATGCATCTAATCCCATCATtaagaaattaaatcaataataCAAGGTAACCCTTGGTTTGCAGTTactaaaattcaaaagaaaatatttaagttcCGTCTTAAATCTCCCAAGCTGTTTCAGTCTTCACttgtaacaaaaaataaatcctttAGCAGGTCTGCAACGCAAATGATAAACTATCATCACTCAGCCTGATTTGCACTGGAAATAGTTACACACCTTGGCATTAATTCATTTTCATCAATTTTTGAAACTGGAACTTGAAACACCTTCCCACTAGGATTTTTGAAGTAGTTGTTACCCTGTAGTTCTTTGCGATGGTTTGCAGAATATGCAGGCAAAGGCACCAAATACTGTAGACGCTAACTATGGGCTTAGAAATGACGCACAGACCAATATATTGACATATCTATTCTAGTAGGGCTCTCTTTGTGGATGTAACAAGGATTTCTAGCGGCCATATGTATACTCAGTTCACAAATCTAAACTAATTTTAATTTACCATAGAGCTATATTTTAATAGGCTCGAATTAAACCAAGGTGTGACTCATCACTATCTGTCCTTGAGGGAAGGAGACAGTCTAACAATAAGCTGAATCACTGAAGACTTCAGTCATTTTCCTGAGTGTCTACAAGGATTTTATCAAAGCTTTGCCTTCCATTTTATGTTTCACTTGAACTGTGTGATTATAGAAAGTATATATAAATGCTGAATTTATGGTATGCAGTGAATTGCCACATTAGTGctaaaaaacattttcaagagTTAAGTCTAATCCAAACCATACTTTAGTTCCAAATGTAATGAATTATATTTTGATACCTACATTTcatggtgggcttcccttgtagctcagtcggtaaagaatctgcctgcagtgcaggagacccgggttcgatccctgggttgggaagatcccctggagaaggaaatggcaacccactccagtatcctttgcttgaaaaaaattttttcaacacactaaatttaaacttttaaaggCTTTGATTTACTCTGCAATTTGGAAGTTTCCTGGCTTTGCTTAAGCTAATACTATTCtttccattcatgactactgagTATAACCTACTGAAAGTCTATTAAAGTAAATATGGTACAAAATAGATAGATCAggttatacaattttaaaaagtcatcctAGTAGCATGGGGTGAATGACAGCAAGATCATCTGGCAAAACCTTACCAAGTTTATACAAGGCAGGAAGGATTACAGTTCagtcttttttaataaaaaacataCTCTAATTTtcgttgtttttaaaaaaatatacagtaaaataaaCATGGCTAACAGAGTGTTGTCAATTAGTGGTTATTCGCAACTAGCCTAAGTGAATAAATGCAAATGATTTGTAGTTAAAATACTAGTTTtttgcaaataaatatttctgaagcCTCTATGTCCATATTTAAGTTAGGTGTAGCATACTATATGTATTCTTTAttcgtatgctgctgctgctgctaagtctcttcagtcgtgtccgactctgtgcgaccccagagatggcagcccaccagactccaccatccctgggattctccaggcaagaacactggagtgggctgccatctccttctccaatgcaggaaagtgaaaagtgaaagtgaagtcgctcagtcatgtccaccttctaacgtccccatggactgtagccttccaggcttctccatccatgggattttccaggcaagagtactggagtggggtgccattgccttctccggtgaccATAAGAAATGGATCCAATTCTTGACTTAGCAGAGACTGATCTTATTTATAAGGTTCCtttattccatttcatttttttcttgtatattcACTTACTAAACACTATTACCAATCAAATTAGTGGTGATTTTAGTATTTTATCACCAAAACCATCGTTTCAATGTTTCATTAGTAAAAGGCAACAACATAATCTTATTGATTGTGAGGCTATTGTCTGGTCAATTCCTTTTTAAGCCTCAGGCCTTAGGACACACTAATTTTTAgatcctctctgctgctgctgctgctgctgctgctgctaagtcgcttcagccgtgtccgactctgtgcgaccccatagacggcagcccaccaggctcccctgtcctgggattctcaaggcaagaacactggagtgggttgccatgtccttctccaatgcatgaaagtgaagtcgctcagttgtgtccaaccctcagcgaccccatggactgcagatccTCTCTAAGACCtatactttcatgcattggagaaggacacggcaacccactctagtgttcttgcctggagaatcccagggatgggggagcctggtgggctgccgtctatggggtcgcacagagtcggacacgactgaagcgacttagcagcaggagtagcagcagcagcatgatattgagaagaaagaaatgccCAAATCGTCTTAAGTCCTCTGTTATGTTAAATATCCCAAATTGAGCTAGGATGAGCAAGTAAACTAGGCATAGGAAATAATGcatttttggtatattttacCTGTGATGTAATTATTATGAATGTTCCATGTATAATGATATTATATGTAGTTTAAGATCCAGTTAGTAAGActagaaaataaatcaatagtGGACGCcgaatcattattttaatttaatgataCAATAGTTAGCATATTTAAAATTGAGAGATGTTTCCTTGTCCTCATGTACATTAAGACTCTCCTCCCTTTCACAGGGAAGGGACATTAATGTCCTTTATTTAGCTTACTATGCtttatgtgggcttccctagtggctcagaggttaaagcgtctgcctgcaaggcgggagacccaggttcaacccctgggtcgggaagatcccctggagaaggaaatggcaaaccactccagtattcttgcctggagaatcccatggatggaggggcctggtaggttacagtccatggggtcgcaagagtcggacacaactgagcgacttcactatcaccATGCTTTATGTAATACACATGTGACTTTTAGACTTGTGGTTACAGAAAAGAACAATCTACAAAAAAAGCAGTAGGACTCCATCACGCCCagaatccaaaaaaagaaaatctagatcTTACCGGCACATAATCAAGCCTCTTTGGTTTTATTCACTTAGTGTGATGGAATCAGTCAATGATTAAATTGACAAATCAGTGATTTAACTGTATAATCTTGTTCAAGACTGATCACGTTGGTTAATAAACAACACGTCAAACTTGAAAACACTGaaaaacttgtttttgttttctttcattttagtttttgatTTGAGGACCATGCGATAGTAGTCAAAGTTTCCCAATGTATGGAGTGATTTGTTCACAATTCCTTTCTCAGACTTAACTGCATATTAGAATAACCTGAAAAACTTCAAAAACTGCTAATATCTGAGTTCCACGTTCAGAAACTATGATGTAATTTGGATGGCAACCTGGTTACTGGGCTGCATACTATCTCCTCTGGGTGATTATAATGGGCAGTAGATTTGGCATCCACAGGTATATATAAACATGATATTCTTCTTACAACTCACTGCTGGATTGTCCTCCAACTTTTTCAAACATCTTATTTACCAACTAGATGGTCTCCctatctctctcttcttcttacTATAGATTTTTCTACCAAAACTTGAATGtgccttatattttaaaaaactgatgatTCTGATGTGCTTCTTCCGTAGTTTGTGTGCTTattctgtaccattttacacGTGTTCGAGGCAAAGACAATAACATTTAgccatgtttatttttgttaaaagaaaCTCATTGAAGGTCAAGTCACCTTCTGATTGCACAGATTAAATAGGAAACTGTTACCTATGTCATCTTTACAAAGCatcttattgatttttaaagatcTATACTATTGATAAAGTTCATGATGAAACGTATATGTAACAAGgagactaaaatatttattttacatatctaCAGTATGTATTGTCATACTTCTAGATCAACCACAAATTATACAGGAAAATATTTAGGTACATGAAAAAACTTtgaaacataaaaaattaacattttgaaaacaatCATTTGTGAAAGGTCATTAAATAATAACATTGACAAATAAATAGTTAATCAGCTTTACTTATTAGCTGCTGCCATGCATTTCTGGCATTCCATTCCAAGCAAGGGTCAGCATGCAGGGTATAATTTCATACTATGAGACTGTAAAAAGCTACAGGGCTTATTTTTGAAGTGAAATGTCACAAGGTCTTTCACTCTTTCAAAGGGAGATCACTCTTGGCAGCTAAACTGTTCCCATGAAGATTAcccaaaaaaaaacacccttCTGAACTGTTAACCTGAAGATTCATGGCaacaactctttaaaaaaattttcagtttcgAATAAGTTTTGTTGGGTGTGGGGTGGAGAGGATGGTTTGGGAAATGAAGGGTTACTGAGAAGCCCTTTTCCATGTTAAAAAGTGACTATTCAATGACGGGTATAGTATCACCCGTCTTTCAAGAACCATGGGGAATTAATACTACAGGATGCGTGAAATTTAAAGGCAAATCACATCATGGATACTTATACATCTTGAAAAACTTGAAAAATCTATCTCCCAAGAAGCTCCTGATACTCAGGACAGCTGGCTGAGTTTGATCAAAGCAGAAAGCGTATATTTTCAAGTAAGAAAATAGCAGTGGCAGGCTCCAGTCGTCCAAGCAATCAAATCTGTAAAGCAGATGGTTCTTAGTCAGTCCAGTTTGGAGGTCTGAATTCTAACTCATGCTGTGCTTGCTGGGTTTGCCAGCTCTTTTGCGCTCTCGGTGATGCTGGGCTGGCTTGGCAGGCGACAGGCTCTCGAAGTTGTGACTGGACTCGTTGTGCTGCCGCGTGTACCTCTTGCACTTGCAGGCGGTGACCACGGTTATTTTGTAGGTGCGCGTGCTGCCATCCTGGCACTGCAGCTGGATTCGCTGGGTACGCGTTTTGTCGTTGACACACCTCCACTCTTGGGAGCTCCTCCGGCTCCAGTACTTTGTTCCGTAGCCCCCTCCGATCCAGTTAGGCAGCACAGGCAGGGGCAAGCACTCGCCTGCACACACCAACTCTTTCAGAGGGCTGATGCTGGTGCACTGGCCATCCGAGATGTATTTGGTGGAACGCAGTTCTCGGCAGCCTACTTGAACTCGAGCTGCaggaagcagggaaaaaaaaattatatgtgtgtgtgtgtgtgtgtgtgtgtgtgtgcatgagaggTATAGgcaaacacttgaaaaaaaaaaaaggtaatctgCAATGACAAAAATAATGTCCAAATGATAGCAAATTAGCCAATAGGAAGTGAACTCTTATTTTGTTCTCACAATGCAAAAATCCACCTGGATGGTTATAGAGAAAGCTTGCCTGAAAATTATCAGTTATGGGATAAAATAAACTGAGCCTGATTTTTCATGTGTAACATTAGCTAATTGCTTACTGGAGTATTTGAAAATCCTATTTTCTTAGTTTTACTCCCCCAATATGTATTAAGCAGCTCTAAGTTTTATGTATGAATATTCATTCTTTAATGAGCTAAGAGGGAGTATATGTTCATGTTCTTCACTTACAGGTCTATTAGTTAATGTCTACAAGTGCTTTTAATTAGGTTTTTCCAAAAATCTATTGAAAAAATGTGGAAAGAATTTGAATATTGTATACAATGAAATCCATAATATTTTGTTTCAATTATAAAATTCAGCTGCAGagaatcatatatacatatgtgtacaatGTCTGACATTTTTGCATCTCAAACTTAATAActacattttaaacataaattcccaaactatcttttaaaaacacagttaaAATGCTTGAAATTCAAAATGTCACTACAACTCAACATGTAAAGAATATAAAAGCTCCTAAATCAGGAACGTATGGTTGCCATAACAACTTGGCTACATTTCCATGAATTTTATGGCAGAAAAATGCCTAACATGACTGATTTACAAATGCAAAAGGAACCACAGTGTTTGTTTCCTGAATATTGGTCATGGCAAACTGTGTTTAGTCATTTGAATTTGATAAGTATGTTCTCTAATAGACTGTTTCTTGTTACATGCCTTATgtaattaaagcaaaaattagtCTTGAAatatttgggttttcttttccattgcttTGCTATCTAAACTTAAGGAAAATTGCCTGTAACaagcttgggaaaaaaaatccagcctTGTTaaccagaaatatatatatagttcaaaGTACAGactgctgaaatttaaaaaaataaagattataaggGACATTGAAGTGGTCTTGCATAGGATATTGGAAAGCTAATATGAAGTAGATATTGAATTAGGAGTGTTACTTTAGCACTGTGCCCCCAGAACTTATAAGGTAAAAGATATAGTCTAAAGGGATGTGATAGttgtgaaaaaaaatgtaatgtataaacatatacatcTGTACAGATATGG is part of the Ovis aries strain OAR_USU_Benz2616 breed Rambouillet chromosome 4, ARS-UI_Ramb_v3.0, whole genome shotgun sequence genome and encodes:
- the SOSTDC1 gene encoding sclerostin domain-containing protein 1, whose translation is MLPPAIHFSLIPLACILMKSCLAFKNDATEILYSHVVKPVPAHPSSNSTMNQARNGGRHFSNAGLDRNTRVQVGCRELRSTKYISDGQCTSISPLKELVCAGECLPLPVLPNWIGGGYGTKYWSRRSSQEWRCVNDKTRTQRIQLQCQDGSTRTYKITVVTACKCKRYTRQHNESSHNFESLSPAKPAQHHRERKRAGKPSKHSMS